The window ATCATAGCTATTAAAGTTTTCTGAGCCTAAAAAGTGTACTGCATGAAAATTGAAGATCAATGCCGTATCTCTTGGAGACATATAATAGACTTTCGGGCCATCGGGAACAAGAAGTCCGCCTTCGTTCACAATCCACTCGGTATTTTTCAAATAATTCGGAAAATTTGTTTTTTTTCGTGCAGATTCTTTGCAACCACAAACTGTAATTAACATAGAACACAGAAAAGGGAAAACGAAAATGTTTTTCATACAATGGTCTTTAAGTTATTTAATTTACTATTCCGTAACCTCGAATTTTGTATTTAATTTTTCAAAAGCAACTTCCTTATTAATAATTTTTTCAAGTTCATCAAAAGTGAGCATGCCTTCAGTCTTACATTCTCCTCCCTTAGATTTTTATAGGTGTATTTAAAAATATCACGGGTATAAATATCTTCTAAGATTTCAATCTGTCTTGGAGTTTAAGTATTTCCGGTGTATGTTTAACTGGTTTTGCAGATATGAATCTGATATCAGATTCACCATTTTTATTTCTATATTACAATTTCATCGCTTCCAAAGTCATTTTCCATCCATCCATGGAATCCAATGCTCATTCCATCGCCATCAAGCGTATTCAATTCTTTTATTACATCATCATCTTTATACAGGACAATATTGGTTTCTAATGCTAGACGATAATTTTCGTTTTCTAACGGATCAAAAATTCCGTCCATTTGCATCATCATTCCATAAATCGTATTATCAATGGTCTTTAGATGAGCTTCACGAAGTGTTTCATCTATTTCTTTAGGGAGTTTTCCAATGGCATATTTCCTAATATTTTCAAAGATAATATATCCTCCTCCATGCTGCATCCACAGTTCACGATCACGTTCATCTGATGGCGGGTTTGCTAATTCTTTTTTCATACTATTAATTTGCTAATTCTTTTATAATACAATCAGATAAGTTCTCAAAAAATCATCAGACTTCAGCTGTAAAGTATACTCTCCTTTTGCTGATATTTTCTTCAGAATTGGATCTGTAAAAAAACAGGCTGCTCTTTTAGTATTTTCGGCTTTTTTACTCAGTTTTATAAATTCTTCAAGCATAAACTCTTTTAATTTTTATTCTATAGTTTTTATTCTACCTGGATTGAATAACCCTTTTTATCTTCAAAAAGCTTGAGGTCATTTATATTTTCGGAAAGAAATTAAAGATTTGTTGAGCAATAAGTTTGGGATTGGAATCTAAATCATTGTTACTTCTGTCTTCATACAATTCAACTCTTATGATTTTAACATCATTTGGTATTTTGTAGATCTCATCTTTTGTATAATTATACCCCAGAATATTAGCATTTTCTTTACCAGGAATCTTTTTGATCTCTACGTAATATCTTAGGGTAATAGCATTACCATTTCGTTCTCCTTTTTCAAAACGAATTTTTCTCACCTGATGAATGGTATGTCCGCTGGAGCTGATATTTCCCTGTAGGCGAAACTGCAGTGTTTCAGTATTTTTAGAAAGCATTAAAATCTTGGGACTAAGACGTTCCGTAACAGCCTTACGAGTTGTATAGGTTTGGATTTTCCCTGTTTCGGGAATCTCTTTTGTAACCCGTTTGGGTTCTGTGTAAATCGGAGAAGTCTGCAATTTCTGAGTATTGCTTTTACATCCCAATAGTACAAAAATTGAAGTTACAGCTACAAAATATTTCACCCGCTTATCTTTAATAAAATCTTTGAGTGAAAGATAACTAAAGATATTGGATCAAAATATCCCTGATAATGGTGGTTTTTGGACTTCCCAATTCGTCTGACTCTAAGTATAGGATTCATTAATGTAAGTCATATAAAAATAAAATGCCGCTAAACCTATGGCAATAATTCCAGAAATCAAAAATAAAAGAAAATAATAAATCGGCTTCTTATTTTTCTTCCGGATGGAATTAATGATAAAAATAATAAACGTACACAAAAATCCCGCTCCGAAAAAGAGGATCAAAATAGTAATGAATAATAGTCTCTCCAAATGTAAATCTACGGATGACAGCATATTTTTAATATTTAAATTACAAATTAAGGGGGCTGGAAGCTGTGAGCCTGAAGATGGAAGTTATGATAGTCATAACAATTACTGTTTATCTTTTTAATTTAACTACAAGATGTTCATTGCTAATGATAACAGAAAGCAACTTCCAGCTTCCAACTTTTATACATCACTCTTTATATTCCTTCCCGGAATAGATATTAATATAATAGTACTGTGTCTTCTCTGAACCAGACTTCAGACTCACCAAGCCACCTGAATTGATGGATTGATAAGCTTTGGAGCCAATATTTTTTTTATGTTTATTATCAAAAAGGATATACAAACCATCCTCCTCTTTTTGAAGGGCATAGATCTCTTTTTCTGTGTCCAGTACTGAGATATTATGATATTCAGGCTGTATCTCCCAGATATTTTCACGACTGTTCCATAAACCCATGGTTCTTAATTGCTTTTCATCCTCAATTCTCATAAGGTACAAATCATTCATTCCTGTGTAAGAATTTATTTTCCCGAACTTCCAGTTTTTGTTGATATATTGATCCGGTAAAATCATTTTTCTGTCAGGCCAGACCAGATATCCAACCTGATCCAACACTTTAAAATTATAAGTATCAATAGAATCTGTTACCTTTCCTTCTGTATCAATATATAGCCAATCATACGCCCAAACCTCATGGTCATAATTAAAAACTCCTAATAAAAAATAAGGTGAATTGGTAATAGAATACACTAAACCAGCCTTTTTAATGAAATCAATCTGTGAAGCGGTTGCTTTTGTAATTTTCTTAGGAAATACCTTTTCATATTGTGGAAAAAGATATACATCATTGGTTTTGCTGTTTGTTAAAAGCTTAGGAACCTCCGGTTCATACCGTTCTTTATTCACTTCATTTAGCGTGATCGTTTCCTGTCCAAACAAGATGGAAAGTGTTTCTGTACCTTTCAGTTCGTTATGAATTGCTTTTTTTTGACCTAATTGATATATTGAAAAGTGAGTATTGGTGCTTTTGATAAACCGTTTATTCTCTAAGAGCTCTGCAATATTATTTTCGATTTTATTGAGACGGTTTTTTTTCATTTCATAAAGAGTCCCATTCCAAAATATATGGTTCTCATCTACTGAAATAAAATTGAGATAATAATTATCCTCCAAATACGGAATATCTTCATGAAGCAAAACTTGTTGGCTTTCTAACACACCAATCTCTACTTTATGGTAAGTCTGTTCTTTTTTGATGCCACTTCCCATGATATTCCAGTCCCATTTCCAGACTGGCATTTTCTTTTCGTATTCAATCTCTTTTTTATAGAATGTAAGGCCATTGACAACATCCAAATTAATTTCTTCCGCCGAATAATCCCCTATTATTTTTCCGGTTTCATCTACAACAGCATATTCATTCTTTTCATTCACAACAACAGCAAAACCTGTAGGCGTAAAGGGTGATGCACTTTGGTATCTTTGATTATTAACAGGCTTCAGATTTATCTTGTCTGCATAAGCAAACTTATTCTGTTGAGTTAAAAGCGGAATACTATTGATGATTTTCATTTTTGAGAGCACTTGTGAATGACTATCTTTTTTTCCTGTGTGCAGGCAGTCACTGAGGTCAGCATTAAAAGGATACTGCATAGTGTTGTTTTCATCTTCGAAAATTTATTCATCATATTGGTCAATATTAAAAAGAAATGAAGGATGCTACAATCCCGATTATCGGCCATATTTCAGAAAGGTTAAGCTGTTGCTTTCTTAGATCCTTGAAGTATTGTTGATAATATTTAATATTTCAAGGTATTGCCCATGACAGATCAGAGCAAACACCTTATGGCCAACCTACGCTTCAGATGTAGCAGAAATTGTAGAAGCCCTGGATTTGAAATATACTATTCACGTTGGGGATTCTACTGGTGGTCTGATTTGCTTAAAAAAGACAGATTAGTTTCTTATCCCGGTTTTCCGCATGGTATGCCAGCTACTAAGGCTTAAATGATCAACAGAGATCTTTTCAACATTTTCAGTACATCATTTAACTGAGTATAGAAGAAAAACTACAGATATTTTATCAGTAGTTTTTTTATATTTTCGTTATTTTGCATTCGTTATCCTAAAAAGATTAGGAAACCCTTAGTATAAATACGTATTAATCATGAGATTAGGATATTTATCCTTTTTTTTCATAGCAGTGATCCTTTTTTCTCTCGGATGCTTCTATTATTACCCTTTCTTTTCAGATGACAGTTTGATTTCATTACGATATGCACAACGCTTTATTGAAGGAAAAGGTTTGACCTGGAATGATGGACATCCGGTTGAAGGATATTCCAATTTACTTTGGGTTTTAGGAGTATCTGTATTGGGCAAATTAGGCATGGATCTGATTCTTGCAGCCAGAATTATAGGCATTTTGTGTTCATTGGGAATATTGGGAAGTATTCTTTATTATTTTAGAAATAAAAATATACAAAAGGAATCTATTTTTCTGGGAGTTGCATTATTAGCTACTACTCCATGTTTTGCTGTTTGGGCAATAGGCGGGTTGGAACAGCCTTTATATGTGTTACTTCTGACCTTGGTTTTAATTGAGGTTTCAAAGATCATTAATGACCAGAATTTCAAAACCATATATCTGTTATCATTTTGGTTAGGCCTTTTAGCACTCACCAGACCGGATGGATTTTTATTTACTTTACTTACAGCAGGATTTCTATTGTTAGTCTATAGAAAAAAGAAAGATCAGTTCATTAAAATAGGGATCGCTGCAGCCATTATTTCAACATTATTTTTATTGGGGCAGCTTGCATTTCGCTATAGCTTTTACGGGGAGCTGGTTCCTAACACAGCTTTGGTGAAGGTAAAAGTGACCATTCATCATGTTTTACGCGGTGGATTTTATAATGTTAAGGCATTCTTCGGTACTCTCTTATTGTCAGTATTAGGATTAATATCCCTTTATAATCTTGTAAGGAAAAAAAATCTTTTCGGATACTACATATTACTGTTAGCAACAGCCTGGGTTGGCTATGTGACTTCGGTTGGCGGAGATATATTTCCAGCTTTCAGACATTATTATGTTGTACTTATACTTTTTGTTTTCTCTATTATTTTTGGATTGCATTATTTTAAAAAGATCAATCTTACCTCAAAAAAAGCAAGCTGGTGTTGGGTTTTTATTTTAATACTAAATGCGTGTATGCAGACTCTAATTATGGATAATAAATATGCCAATGATGAAAGATGGGAGTTCAGAGGAATGAAACTGGGAGAAACTTTGAAGAAAACTTTTCCTAATCAAACCCTTCTTGCTGTTACTGCCGCTGGCTGTATTCCTTATTCGTCTGAGCTGCCTGTTGTAGATATGCTGGGTTTAAATGATTATTATATCCCAAGACATCCGCCTAAAAATTTCGGGAACGGATCTTTAGCGCATGAACTGGGTGATGCTAACTATGTTATGGACCGAAATCCTGACATTATTATTTTCCATATTGGAGGTGAACTCAACTTCAATATTGGTGATCAGCTGAAAACCAATACGCTTTTCAACAACAATTATATTAAAGTAAAAGCAAGGGGAAAAGATCAGGATTATCAATTATTTTTTAACAAATACGGGAAAAATACGGGGATTAAGAACAAGGGAAACCAATTAATTATTCCTGGATACCTGTTCCAGACTTCATCAGATAACCTAAGTATATTTTCTGAAAATAAACTGGTAAAAACAATGGATAAGGGGAAATCTTATATTCTGTCTATTGACAATCTTCCATCGGGAAATTGGAAAATTGCAGATTCAGAAAAGAAAAATGCAGAATTAAATACTGATATTCATATGAAAAATGGGCAGTTAACCCTTGAAATTATCCCGCAAAGCAATATGTTTTTAGAAAGTATTGTCTTGGAAAGGGTATATTGATATTTTTTTCGTACTTTTGCAAACTATTATTCCTAATGTCTTTAGGAAACCATAAACAGATATTGATAACAAAAACAATAAAAAAGCAAAACAATGCCAAAATTAAAAACGAAATCAGGTGCTAAGAAACGTTTTGCTCTTACCGGATCTGGTAAGATCAAAAGAAAAAACGCTTACAAAAGCCACATCTTAACTAAGAAAGAAACTAAGCAGAAGAGAAATCTTACTACTACTTCTTACGTAGCTAAAGTGGATGAGAAAAGCGTTCAACGTCAATTAGCAATTAAGTAGTTTTTATAAATCTATATTCGGTTTATAAGAATTCAAAACAAATTCAACAATTTAACCCTGAAACGGTGCAAATAAAGAGTAACATCAGTTGCCGCCCTTTTCAAAAAAACAATTTAAATTATGCCAAGATCAGTAAATGCGGTAGCTTCAAGAGCTCGCAGAAAGAAAATTTTTAAGCAAGCTAAAGGTTTTTTCGGTAGAAGAAAGAATGTTTGGACAGTAGCTAAAAACGCGGTAGAAAAAGCAATGCAATATGCTTACCGTGGTAGAAAAGAGAAGAAAAGAAACTTCAGAGCACTTTGGATCACTCGTATCAACGCGGGAACTAGAGAGCACGGAATGTCTTACTCTCAATTTATGGGAGCTCTTAAAAAGAACAACATTGAGCTTAACAGAAAAGTTTTAGCAGATTTAGCAATGAATCACCCTGAAGCTTTCAAAGCTGTTGTAGATCAAGTAAAATAATGTAGAATACTATTTT of the Chryseobacterium capnotolerans genome contains:
- a CDS encoding glycosyltransferase family 39 protein — translated: MRLGYLSFFFIAVILFSLGCFYYYPFFSDDSLISLRYAQRFIEGKGLTWNDGHPVEGYSNLLWVLGVSVLGKLGMDLILAARIIGILCSLGILGSILYYFRNKNIQKESIFLGVALLATTPCFAVWAIGGLEQPLYVLLLTLVLIEVSKIINDQNFKTIYLLSFWLGLLALTRPDGFLFTLLTAGFLLLVYRKKKDQFIKIGIAAAIISTLFLLGQLAFRYSFYGELVPNTALVKVKVTIHHVLRGGFYNVKAFFGTLLLSVLGLISLYNLVRKKNLFGYYILLLATAWVGYVTSVGGDIFPAFRHYYVVLILFVFSIIFGLHYFKKINLTSKKASWCWVFILILNACMQTLIMDNKYANDERWEFRGMKLGETLKKTFPNQTLLAVTAAGCIPYSSELPVVDMLGLNDYYIPRHPPKNFGNGSLAHELGDANYVMDRNPDIIIFHIGGELNFNIGDQLKTNTLFNNNYIKVKARGKDQDYQLFFNKYGKNTGIKNKGNQLIIPGYLFQTSSDNLSIFSENKLVKTMDKGKSYILSIDNLPSGNWKIADSEKKNAELNTDIHMKNGQLTLEIIPQSNMFLESIVLERVY
- the rpmI gene encoding 50S ribosomal protein L35; translation: MPKLKTKSGAKKRFALTGSGKIKRKNAYKSHILTKKETKQKRNLTTTSYVAKVDEKSVQRQLAIK
- the rplT gene encoding 50S ribosomal protein L20, with amino-acid sequence MPRSVNAVASRARRKKIFKQAKGFFGRRKNVWTVAKNAVEKAMQYAYRGRKEKKRNFRALWITRINAGTREHGMSYSQFMGALKKNNIELNRKVLADLAMNHPEAFKAVVDQVK